From a region of the Castanea sativa cultivar Marrone di Chiusa Pesio chromosome 10, ASM4071231v1 genome:
- the LOC142614075 gene encoding proline-rich receptor-like protein kinase PERK3 has translation MASPQTPPLSLSPPPASSPPPTNDSQTPLTSPPSPPPPPSPPLPSQPLKPPHSTPPPPPHIPTPSLPPNPPSARPSPHTISPPTPPASPSLPRATPTTPTGSLPPLALSPPSPQATNSPVTSPPLPPHVPTGILVGCFIGALAIVIGIYFVFCRKKNKHEKNEDYCFVASKVLPQQSSQKNVLRSRAQFLKVLPNPFPQPSYMSSKGRSGLLSPVSEIPSPRPGAALGFSCVVFTYDQLMVATNGFSEANLLGQGGFGYVHKGVLLGGQEVAVKQLKIDSHQGEREFQAEVETISRVHHKHLVSLIGYCITGVERLLVYEFVSNKTLAFHLHGEEQPVMNWAYRMKIAVGSAKGLAYLHEDCNPKIIHRDIKASNILLNSKFEAKVADFGLAKIFSDTTADITHISTRVVGTFGYLAPEYASSGKVTDKSDVYSYGVMLLELITGRLPISQTQSSTNMGLAEFARPLLSKARMDSNFDALVDPRLLGNYNPDEMTKMVACAAACVRYTACNRPPMSQIVHALEGLVSLTALGEEMQPEHGNTYMGNMKSIFQGHGYGTSKSNSGTTSEFGLYPSSSSSESQQTN, from the exons ATGGCTAGTCCACAAACACCACCTTTATCATTGTCTCCTCCACCTgcttcttctcctcctccaaCAAATGATTCACAAACTCCTCTAACTTCTCCTCcttctccaccaccaccaccatcaccaccactgCCTTCTCAGCCTTTAAAACCACCACACAGTACTCCTCCTCCTCCGCCTCATATTCCTACACCTTCATTACCTCCAAATCCTCCATCTGCGAGACCCTCACCACACACTATTTCTCCACCAACCCCACCAGCCTCTCCATCACTACCAAGAGCTACTCCTACAACTCCTACTGGGTCACTACCGCCTTTAGCATTGTCTCCGCCATCTCCTCAGGCTACAAATAGTCCCGTCACATCTCCACCCCTGCCACCACACGTACCAACCGGGATTTTAGTAGGATGTTTCATTGGTGCTCTGGCTATTGTGATTggcatatattttgttttttgccgGAAGAAAAATAAGCATGAAAAGAATGAGGATTACTGTTTCGTGGCCTCAAAAG TACTACCCCAACAATCTTCACAAAAGAATGTTCTACGATCAAGGGCACAGTTTCTCAAGGTGTTACCAAATCCATTTCCCCAACCTTCTTACATGAGCAGCAAAGGACGTTCTGGTTTACTTAGTCCAGTGTCTGAAATTCCATCTCCACGCCCTGGTGCTGCCTTGGGTTTTTCATGTGTAGTTTTCACATATGATCAATTAATGGTAGCCACCAATGGTTTCTCTGAGGCCAACCTTCTTGGACAAGGCGGCTTTGGGTACGTACACAAGGGTGTCCTTCTAGGCGGGCAAGAAGTTGCAGTCAAGCAATTAAAGATAGATAGCCATCAAGGGGAGAGGGAATTTCAGGCTGAGGTGGAGACCATTAGTAGGGTTCACCACAAAcatcttgtttcattaattGGGTACTGCATTACTGGGGTTGAGAGGTTACTTGTTTATGAGTTTGTTTCAAACAAAACCTTGGCATTCCACTTACATG GAGAAGAGCAACCTGTGATGAACTGGGCGTATAGAATGAAAATCGCTGTGGGATCTGCAAAAGGACTAGCATATCTTCACGAAGATT GTAATCCAAAAATCATTCATCGTGATATCAAGGCATCGAATATTCTTCTTAACTCTAAGTTTGAGGCAAAG gTTGCCGACTTTGGACTGGCCAAAATATTTTCAGATACCACTGCTGACATTACTCACATCTCTACTCGTGTGGTGGGAACCTTTGG GTACCTGGCTCCAGAGTATGCATCAAGTGGTAAAGTAACAGATAAATCAGATGTTTATTCGTATGGGGTCATGCTCTTAGAACTCATAACTGGACGTTTACCTATCAGCCAAACACAGTCATCAACGAATATGGGCCTGGCTGAATTT GCTAGGCCTTTGCTCTCTAAAGCACGAATGGATAGCAACTTCGATGCTCTTGTTGATCCAAGATTGCTGGGTAATTACAACCCCGATGAGATGACTAAAATGGTAGCTTGTGCTGCTGCTTGTGTGCGCTATACAGCATGCAATCGCCCACCAATGAGCCAA ATAGTTCATGCTTTAGAAGGACTTGTTTCTCTGACGGCTCTTGGTGAGGAAATGCAACCGGAGCATGGCAATACATACATGGGAAACATGAAGTCAATATTTCAAGGTCATGGATATGGCACCAGTAAGTCTAATAGTGGAACCACCAGTGAGTTTGGCCTTTACCCATCTAGCTCAAGCAGTGAGTCCCAGCAAACAAACTGA